The Bombus fervidus isolate BK054 chromosome 17, iyBomFerv1, whole genome shotgun sequence DNA segment GTCGGTTTCTTTTCTAATATAGCGTTACCGCATTTTTTCACCGGACGAACGAATAAAGGTTGATTTATACTATACGGCACAAACCGTCACGTAACAGCAACGTCACGTATCGGTTAGTGACGGATAGCGTGTGCAGTTTTGTTTAAAACACATGTTTCAATGTTTTGTCGTACCGGTGCCGATCCTATTTCGTACGTAACGAAATTGGAACAAATCCGCTACGATAAACAGTCTTATCTTAATATTCACGATGTCGTTGTCGGTGTCGTAATCGTGCCGTTTCTATTTGCCAAAATGTTAAACGGCGATTTATTTTGTTGATGATACATTTTGTTTTACAGGAATGTCACGGTCGAATTTCATCGTTGTTCCAAATGAAACACGTCGATTCGAATTACCGCGCGTGCTTAAAATATTCGCGGCACGTTAACTCGACTGGTGTTATGCAAAAGATCATTGTGTTGGATAGCCACCGATAAACTTTCGCCCATCGGTAGCGGGCTATTGATAACACGCCCTGTTGCTACCGTTTTAAACTGCgatttttattgaaagaagatGCTATGAATGAGTAGCATAGTCTGATAAAAAGGAAggaggaaattgaaaatattaaatcgaataaaagCTGATTGTTGATTGGTAGACAGGTTGATcttaaatttatagaaaaaattaaaataagacgTTGTGGGAATGGAGAGTacgaatacttttttttttttttttttagactaaattctttgtttaacgtaaatatttgtaatcatgttatatttttaattacgagtataattaaaatgtGCTTCTGCTTATATCACGGTAAACAGCGGAAACAATTAAACTATATGCTCGTATATTGCATCGATTAATGGTAGTTGTTcggttttaaataaaatttgatcttaaatttagataaaaaaatatgtgatGTTCTGGTAGGATCATTACGTAATCCACGTGggaaatttccatttattgCTATTGAAATGAACACTAGAGCTCcatctctccttttttttaattttagttaatcatccgtataaatttaaacatttatagaaAAGGTTTTAactgtaaattaaataatcataCAATGTACCGTAGTTCCAGAGAAGAAACATGatttattcattaaaatattccacgcttaaaatatacaaagcgTCTTTGGTAGGACGCAAACTACTTTCTAAAAATCGCATGGACAACTCtgttctataaaaaataagtatacattttaaccgttaatttaccgaatgtccagctggacaaattgtaaagtacaaattaaataataaaagaaaaaaaagaaaaaaaaggaaaaaaggaaaaaaagaaaaaaaaggaaaaaaaagaaaaaaaaggaaaaaaagcaTTTTAACCGGTAGGTCGTATTATCCGCTGGGACTATTCTGTACCCTTTGACATATTGTGTATTTCTTAGCAAAATTCTTCGACTCAAGTAAATCTACGGTTCCGTGTACAGAAGTGTTCAATGGACCTATGTTACCTGTAGGATAATTTCAAGGTTCAGATAAGGTTAACAGTAGGTAAAATATTCGTCGTTTCTAAAATGGTGACTATAGACAAGATTTTTAGTCGATATTTCTACTATacctaaataaatttttcacgcaatattcaaaattaatttttaaattttatataaaaataagagtCCATATAATGCATAGTTATATCTGGAATCGCCTGTGGACGAAGATGTTAGTAACTCGCGACACAATACCGTAACAAATCATGGATTTTCGTTACAGTACATTTTTCAAGGGCTAGGCATTGACAATAAGGCAACTCGGAAATAAAGGAAACGGTGAAAGTTTTTGAATAGGAAAACGTCTTGCAGACCTTGAACGGTCGTGTTTCAGGTACCCTGCAAGAGATAATTTGGAGACCCGTTATCCTTTTCGCACTAAGCTCCGTTCAAGATACGTGCTTTTAAATAAAGAGACAGCAGTCCGAGAAACGAGCAGTGCCGCCCAAACAACGGCGTACATTCAATGTTACAGTAAAATTAACTTTccttttgtttaataaaaaaaatccagttttctaactttttatttatttttatttatttattttaattttattactttttctaaaattcatatttggATAAATAGATAAGTGTTAATTCATATCAATTCTGTCGTTTATAAAAAACaagtttgttatttttcttgaAGGACGCGTGCGACTTTAAAACTAACGGCCATGACCTTGAACCCATTAGCAATTAAAGGAAATGATTGCTAGGAATGATTATAGGCGTTCCGTTTTTCAAACAATCTCTACATGgtaaatttaatgtttaagtatataaatacttACAAACAGACTGATGgtaatttcgaaattattctTATCAAAAAAAATTGACACTGACGTGGTGTTTATAAGTTAACAATATAAGTGCCGAATAGGTACCCAGAAAATTGTCTACCGAAggttcgttaaaattaaaaattaaaataaaagaaaattgaattttatcttctttttaatagTTATAAAATTCATCGACGTGTCGATAATGGGTACAAAGTACATCGCCGGATTTGTCAGTTGCTTGGAATTGTGGTAACGAATAACATCGTATTGTGCGAATTATATCGATAGAATCGATTTGAAAATGAAGAACGGAAATCAAATAACCGCGGAAGCTTTAAAAGAACAAGTATGTAATCAGATTTCCTTTATGTTTCTCTTGTCCCTTctgcttttctctttctttcttttttttttttttctttttttaagttGTTGTCATAATGACATTTAAGGTTATGAAATGTATTCATATACTAGTGTTATAAACATTATCCTTATAGTCACCTAGACAAATTGTATTTGCAATATCATAATTAGAATTATGATCGAGTTGCGAATTAGTCGTCATAAATTACAAAccagatttataaaaattccattgCAACATTCATATCAGATGATAAAACGATCATCACTTATGACATATATGAATGCAATAAACTGACAAATGACATTATCGTGTAACATTATCAGActgtttttctttaaaaatcttttttttaataaatgcaatcagttggtcgaattttaattagaaaattcaagGGAAGtgtactttaattaaaaagtctcttaaaatatgtttctgttaaaatatgttaaaaattttgattttaattaaaattaaaaagtttcttaaagtatgtcttctttttgttttgttttgttttgttttgttttgttttgttttgaaGATTAAACTAATTAAGTTCAATTGGAAATTTCCCAGAGGCCTATGACTTGTACCTCACAAAATGTACTATGACCTTTTTAAATTGTACAATCTAAATACATATAACTTATGTTACAGGCAACGTTTACGAATAATCTATTTctgaagatattttatatttatttcgtaaCATAAACTTACAAAGTTGATCAAATTTTGTCTTATAAATCATTATGATTGTTACGACTTCATAAATAGCTACTTACGTTTCTTCACTCGTGATATAAGCGGAACTCGCTCTTCACCATGACAGAACATTTCCCTTCCGTTCcaattaacttttaatttaattgtattcCAATTACTTTCCCAATTGATtgttgtataataaaaaaaaatatatatatatatatataatgcagtaaaatacaaattacgtTGTTTTTAAAGAATCATGAACAAAATTCGAAcctttatttcaacaaaacaCTTATACAAGAAATTTATCATTCCGCTGCAACGCGCAAAACATTCTTGATAACGAATACACATACAAGCAAAACACTTATGTAAAAACTTCCGAACCTTTGAATTTGTACTCGCTTTaccatttaaatttgtataactaGTCATCATCAAGATAACTATTTATCATCCTTGTTCTTAGTATACAAAGTACAAAAAGTGTAATTAACTTATCCATTGTACTCTTAGTTTCTTCAGGAAAGCTTATCGTCTTTTAGCTGATTTCTGATTCATCGTGTATCAACCTGATAACGTTGTCAGAAGTATacacatattatacatacatattctaAAATGACATCATACTAATTActctatacaatatattaaaactataaaaagtattttattaaatttttcattttggaAATACTACgcactttccttttttcttttgtttttttttttttttttttgtttaacaGGGTGTCGAGTATGCTTTCGGTATAATGGGACATCCTGTAATTGAGCTAGCACTATCCATACAGATGGCGGGTATTCAATATCTTGGATTTAGAAATGAACAAGCTGCATGCTATGCTGCGCAAGCTTACGGATATTTAACGAGTAAGCGCGAAAAAATGTGAATAATTagtataaaatagaaacagaGCATAACATAAAATGTAAACCCCAGCATAGGAATCGAaagatgtaattaaaattcattatagcCTATAacaatctttttttatacttgCATGAATATCGCGAGGTCCTTGTATTAATTAGATTAGTCTGATTAGGGAAACCAGCCGTCGTACTGTGCGTTTCTGGACCAGGATTGCTTCATGTTATCGGTGGTATGGCGAACGCTCAAATAAATTGCTGGTGAGTCTTACTCAAGTTTTCTTTATTGCATATAATGTAACATGGttcgtattataaaaatttgtaatcaaAAGTGCGTGTCCTAGCTGAAGGCAATCACAGAGTTAATATATCTTCTGTAGGAAATTCATTAGCGCAATATGTTGCAACGATTTAGAACTTTATATTGTTGTCAGATTACAACTAATGCATTTCTGTGATATACAAATCTTtcatttcgtaaaaaaaaatactaatcTTACATGAAATGTCTATAGTCGATTACGTAACCAGTTTCGCATTAATTGTgcaatattattaaagaaaacacATACTATATAAGTTAGATTATGATTATGTAAAGCGTGCCGTATAAGAACCATGTTAAAAGGTGCAAAAacgttggaaaataatttttaattttttgctaTGCTACTATTAGTACATATTATCGTaatttacacgttataaattCTTAAACAGGCCGCTCATAGTACTTGCTGGATCATGTGCTCAAGATCATGAGGGCGTCGGGGGTTTTCAGGAATGGCCACAGGTAGAATCCAGTAAACCCTATTGTAAATATGCTGGCCGGCCGCCGTCTGCAGCGTTAATACCGCTTCACGTGGAAAAGGCCGTCCGACTTTCTACCTACGGTCGACCAGGTACATTCACTGCATACTATTTTTagcaaacatataaaatattgcacgGCCCTACGTTATGAATATTTGTAGGTGCTACGTACCTGGATTTACCAGctactttattaattcaatCAATCGACGAAGAAAACATTTATAAAGTTGCATCATGTCCACCACCGCCACTAGTATTTCCCGATCAACGATTAATCCAACAAGCAGCTAATTTGCTTATGAGAGCAAGGAAACCATTGTTGATTATAGGAAAAGGTAATtgataatacaatattattaaaagagCTATTAATCCTAAGAGAAtacacaaatataaaatttccgatgaatatataattgcaaaattgTATTGTAGGAGCAGCCTATGGAAGAGCAGAGAATGAAGTCCGTAGTATGGTATATTTAACCGGTATTCCTTTCCTTCCGATGCCGATGGGAAAAGGAGTCGTTCCAGACACGAATGAACGATGCGTTTCTAGTGCTAGAACATTTGCATTGCAACAAAGCGATGTCATTTTATTACTAGGTGCTAGATTAAATTGGATGTTACACTTTGGCAAGCCACCTCGTTTCCAGCCTGATGTTAAAGTGATACAGGTAttgcaatttttgtttttatgaaataattcttgtGAACAAAAATTCAGTGTTCATATTTTAGGTCGATTTGTGTCCAGAGGAACTGCACAATTCTGTTCCTTCCGCAATCGCAATTCAATCTGATATATCTACAGCTGTAGATAGTCTTGTTACCATTTTGAAAGAACGTAAATGGTTTGTTGAAGAAAATAATCCATGGTGGAAAGATTTACTAGccaaatcaaataaaaatagagcAATGATTCAAGTAAGCATCAtgtattaacacgttcgtcgcccagcgtgattcggctaagtttcctGCGGGGCCCAGAAATCCGACCGCCGAtacgcagaacgtaaataCAGCGACAAGtaggaattcatcgtttatgaCTTTCGATTCGgttgtttatcgccttcgattcattgtaaagaaaagattatttatttctgaaatggagaaagcgacAAGCTTTCCAGCtagagtattccgagggatctcgtggcagatatctcggatctttcatttagtcgagaagcatacttgtgagacggACATCGGTGATTTTTTCCTCCTCAAAATGTTCGGTAAAcaacgtgaaaatatatttgaaagtgaggagaaTAGCGATGACGGAGTCTATAACTATTTTTCAaagtgcccaaaatcaccccaaatgtgtttggaatgttttaacaaataccatacgatataggataatatataatatattatctagaatataaattaataaaaagtatggtataatgtgtttttaatatttttatgttgtatatcctatatataatatcgtatatttaattaactcgaataagaagagcgtcaccatactttggtgacggggcccccacggaagtatacccgtcgcatagatatgtgcgacgtgACCACGAACCTGTTAATATTAGTTTGAGaaataacatattttctttttattattaatatttcttgcttattttacagaaaatgtCAATGGATGTTTCGGTACCGTTAAATTATTATGCCGTTTTTAAACATATTCAAGATATAATTCCATCTGGTTAGTAACATTTCTCatttaaacgatattttataatgataattatggaaataaataatacaaatatttagttTCTTCTTGTAGATTGTATTATTTGCTCAGAAGGAGCTAATACAATGGACATAGGAAAaacgattttattaaataatcaaccCCGTCACAGACTAGATGCTGCCACCTTTGGTACAATGGGCGTCGGTTTGGGGTTTGCTATAGCAGCCGCCCTTTACTGTAAAAAAAATGCTCCCACAAAAAGAGTTATTTGTGTAGAAGGAGACAGTGCATTTGGGTTTTCTGGCATGGAAATTGAAACAATGTTTAGGTAGATAACTGAGATTACCAAATATTAAGATTATAAAAGTTAATTTTCTtagtaattttcaatattttagatataaaCTACCTATTATTGTcatcattataaataataatggtaTTTATAATGGTCTGGATAATGAAACATTTAGACAAATACAAGCTTCGGGAGAACCAACACAGGTGTAagtccttttttttttggtattGCAGAtgcattcataaaaattgacaaaattacccatatatttacatatatgacTTTTAGAATACCGCCAAATTCTTTAACATCAGAAACAcattatgaaaaaatgttagaGATGTTTGGTCGCAAAGGTCATTTCTGCACCACTGTACAAGATATACAACGTACACTCAGAATATGCCTtcaagtaaatataatttgtatttttcatttaattcttaTAACAGTCAGTAGCtttaatgaataaatttcttataggTCAATGATTCTCCTAGCTTGATAAACATTATGATTAATCCCCAGGCTGATCGTAAACAACAAAAGTTCAATTGGTTGACAGAATCAAAGCTCTAACAATGAAAAGCAGGTAAaggtaaaaaaaatatggatTTTGTACTTGTTTCTATACTCTTTGTATAAgacaatttgtaaatataaatatacaaagtgtttactaaaaataataaagatcacatattatttaaacatgcaaatattttttcttggaAAGCAGCAGAAGATATAATATCCCTTAAGTTAAATTGAGATTCATTTTCACTTTTCTCATTACTTAAAATATTCTCAACATTTATGCCCATATCTTGGGCTACTACagttaatgttttatttgCATCAACCACAGCTGTGTGAAGTTGTCCGTCTTTTTTTACGAGGTCATTAATTATGTTCAACTCATTTTTTctgaaaaacaaaagaaaactgtatcatttatttttgtttattgaaTGAATGAGATTATTTTCTAGAATATCTTTGCATGCCAATTTTTTGCTAATTACAgacataatttataacaggatataaaaaaaaaaaaactaaatttcatatttatttgaagcttacatttttaatgttatttcGTTAAGAGATATCAGAGTCTTTTGAATTTCAACTTTAGTATCAATATCACCACTATCCATTTGAACACATCAAAAttgtatacaaatttaaaacaactgatttatgatataaattccaatgtaacaaaataatggattataagatataatacattatggaaattttaaacatatgtatatagagtATACAATAAATAGTACAATATAACCAGTGATTATCAATTCTGATAGTCAAATATAACTGACTTAAAATTTAACTTTAAGACCACGCTTAAGACATAAGAAACGCGTTCAAGATCTTGTCGAGTACTACTTCTTCATTGGTTATCTTTGTACTTTAGATATACGTTAAGAAACTTTAATTTGTCAACAATACATGGATAgatgtttatataaaaaattacattagaatatattaaattattattattaatatttttgcaaaatatacgATAAGTTAATTACGGTACACAGTATTGGTTGCTAGCTGAAATAACACTCTACCAATGGTAACACAGAAAGAGTGTTGACTGTCGTTTCACCAATGCATGCAGCTGACGTCACTTAAAATCGTGTCGCATGAAATAGAACCTTGAAACTGtaaattatcgtaaaaaaaaagtcaTGACACCGAAAACATTGAGTATAGAACAGAGCGACGAGACAAAACGTGTCGTAATGATAATGAATAGAGGTCCATAAACTGGAGACCGTGTACACTAGAGGTTAATCTTTCTCGGTATCACACTCCAAATGCTTGCGCAGTTTGATCGTAATTTTGTTCGAGTGTCTGGTTTTTCTATTAGCTGATGAATTTAGAATCATTCTGTGGAATCGCATAGCTGAACGATCGTCAAGGATTTTCTAGTCTTTTGAGGACAAAATAACATTGATATGGCAGATTTCGCTTTAAACGGATTTAGTAGTGATCAGACTGAGAAGATCCTGCAGTTTCAGGTGATTCATTGTATTACATGCTGCAccatacaattttaaattcattttctgCTATCATTATAGAGTAACAACATTGAGATGATTTCAGGATTTGACAGGTATCGAGGATCTATCAATTTGCAGAGACGTCTTACAGAGGCATAATTGGAATTTAGAGGTTGCAGTTCAGGTGAATTTATGTTGCTGTgtattctttaaatatctttgACTGCAGCAAAaagttttatacttttataaatataagattGCATAAAGAAATTGACACATAAATTCGAttgttttgtaaaaattacaaagaaacTGTATTCTTATATCACATATGGGTCAATTGTGTAATAGAAGTATTTATGATATCTTAAGGATTGATGAAAAtccttaaataattttatatatttatcttgttCATCTGAATATTttgatgtttattaattattctcttAATTATTGACACAAATAGATTTAAGCATAAATTGTGTTATAACTAAAATGttcttgttctttttatttaggAACAACTAAATTTGTATGAAGGAAGACCATCAATGTATGCACAGGATTCAAGATCAAGACCACCACAAGTTGTTGATGATAGCAGTTctagaatatattttcattattctgGAAGTCCTAATGGCAGGGGTAGTTATTTATGGTATATCTTTTCATTGTGTTATCAAAGGGTCATTAGCATCCTACAACTACTTCTGTCAATATTTAGAAGAAATGTCAGACCTGGTacgttgtatttttataataattaattttaaaaaaagattctacaagaaaaattaacatattGATTGCATTTCAAGTATCTTCTGATCCTGTGGAAGATGTgattaatttcattcgatCTTATGAGGAATCTTATGGTAACAGTCATCCTGTTTTTTATCAAGGCTCTTACAGCCAAGCTCTTTCCGATGCAAAACAAGAATTAAGGTTTTTGTTAGTATATTTGCATAAAGATGAAGCACAAAATGTTGATCAGTGGTGcaggtaattttataaatcataCACTAATTGCTgaaaattttgtagaaaagTAAATAACAGAATTAAATCTTTAACAGGAACACATTAGGTAATGTAGAAGTTGTTCAATACGTAAATACACACACCTTATTTTGGGCATGTAATGTGAAATCAGGTGAAGGTTATAAAGTAGCAGAAGCTCTTAAATCTGGCTCTTATCCTTTCCTGGCTATTATTGTTTTAAGAGATAATAGAATGACGATAGTTGGTCggtatgtaaaataatttgcatatgtatatatcttaaTCTTTCATGTataattcttaaaataatGAATGTAACAATGccgaaaattatatttattttacaggATGGAAGGTACACCATCACCTTCTGAATTAATATCTCGATTACAAACATTTATAGATCAcaacgaaattaatttaatacaagCTCGTCAAGAaaggtagaaaaaatataaatatctgtaaaattaagctaaaattttaattttatttaggtGAAACATTGTTTAATCTATCTTACTATAGGGCGGAGCGTAGTGCGGCGCAATCTTTACGTCAACAACAAGATCAAGCATATGAGGAATCGCTACGTGCGGATCAAGAGAAGGATCGGAGGAGAGAAGAGGAACGAAGAGCACGCGAGGAACGAGAGgctagagaaaaagaacaacTAAATGCacaagaaatggaaattcaacGTATTCGCCGCGAGAAAGAACTTACAGTTTGTAAAGTGCCCCTCGAGCCAGAGCCTACTGATCCTAATGCATGTCATCTTCAAATTAAGCTTGGAGAAAGGACAATGAAAAGACGTTTTCTAATGTCCGACACGTTAGAAgtgtgttatttattttttaactttttctttgttgcctaatttcaatgttttaaacaaattattttcttttctaggATGTATATCATTGGATATTTAGTCAGCCGGATTCTCCAGTGAGTTTTGAAATAACTACTAGTTTCCCgaagagaattttatatccgtgtagagaaattttaacattatcAGACGCTGAATTAACACACAGAGAAGTTCTCCATGTTAATGATTTAGATGATTAACCTCTATTGATATTTCAGTACTGCATTCTTTGTGTTTAAGTATCATTCCAAGGAAAAAATGATACTGTCGTAAGAGACATTTATcaaaagataattatatatatatataatgtgcgtgtgtgtatgtgtgtgtgtatgtatatatatatatatatatatatatatatatatatatatatatatatacacatttgATACATTTGAGTATTTTATGTGAAGCGTACACTTGTATCAGGAATGCAGTTTTACAGCAgacttaaaaaatatattggaaaaaaaatcaaagaatGGTTAATTATGCTGTATTTTCTGCATAGAACTATCGTATCAACTATGAGTACATTTATCATGTACTACGAACAAATACGCTCCCTAAAGTACACATTGAATTGAAAACAACAGATCTTGTTGTAAAAGCTAAAAAagcaatttatatatatatatctacggTATAGATATATacggtatatatatataatatgacaCTTCACAAAAGCTGTACAccaaacatttattatatttgtctTAATACATTTTAGCTTAAATCTTTTAATAAGCTGACTAAGAAATgtaagtaatttataaaataaaagaacaaaccatgtaaatattatagttaAAGCGCAGatttaatacatatgtatatatacttcacaattttatgaaagttgaagttacattattataatattgcaTTGTTTTAAATCTGTACTTTAAGTATAATTGATAAAACAGTTTCTAGCAAGTGTGGTTCCTTTTGCATTTTACCGTCTCCGCAATTTTGGTCAGTCTTATTAAAAATGCTATTAGAT contains these protein-coding regions:
- the Hacl gene encoding 2-hydroxyacyl-CoA lyase isoform X1, with the protein product MKNGNQITAEALKEQGVEYAFGIMGHPVIELALSIQMAGIQYLGFRNEQAACYAAQAYGYLTRKPAVVLCVSGPGLLHVIGGMANAQINCWPLIVLAGSCAQDHEGVGGFQEWPQVESSKPYCKYAGRPPSAALIPLHVEKAVRLSTYGRPGATYLDLPATLLIQSIDEENIYKVASCPPPPLVFPDQRLIQQAANLLMRARKPLLIIGKGAAYGRAENEVRSMVYLTGIPFLPMPMGKGVVPDTNERCVSSARTFALQQSDVILLLGARLNWMLHFGKPPRFQPDVKVIQVDLCPEELHNSVPSAIAIQSDISTAVDSLVTILKERKWFVEENNPWWKDLLAKSNKNRAMIQKMSMDVSVPLNYYAVFKHIQDIIPSDCIICSEGANTMDIGKTILLNNQPRHRLDAATFGTMGVGLGFAIAAALYCKKNAPTKRVICVEGDSAFGFSGMEIETMFRYKLPIIVIIINNNGIYNGLDNETFRQIQASGEPTQVIPPNSLTSETHYEKMLEMFGRKGHFCTTVQDIQRTLRICLQVNDSPSLINIMINPQADRKQQKFNWLTESKL
- the Hacl gene encoding 2-hydroxyacyl-CoA lyase isoform X2, translated to MLCCASLRIFNEPLIVLAGSCAQDHEGVGGFQEWPQVESSKPYCKYAGRPPSAALIPLHVEKAVRLSTYGRPGATYLDLPATLLIQSIDEENIYKVASCPPPPLVFPDQRLIQQAANLLMRARKPLLIIGKGAAYGRAENEVRSMVYLTGIPFLPMPMGKGVVPDTNERCVSSARTFALQQSDVILLLGARLNWMLHFGKPPRFQPDVKVIQVDLCPEELHNSVPSAIAIQSDISTAVDSLVTILKERKWFVEENNPWWKDLLAKSNKNRAMIQKMSMDVSVPLNYYAVFKHIQDIIPSDCIICSEGANTMDIGKTILLNNQPRHRLDAATFGTMGVGLGFAIAAALYCKKNAPTKRVICVEGDSAFGFSGMEIETMFRYKLPIIVIIINNNGIYNGLDNETFRQIQASGEPTQVIPPNSLTSETHYEKMLEMFGRKGHFCTTVQDIQRTLRICLQVNDSPSLINIMINPQADRKQQKFNWLTESKL
- the LOC141445923 gene encoding uncharacterized protein, which translates into the protein MDSGDIDTKVEIQKTLISLNEITLKIKNELNIINDLVKKDGQLHTAVVDANKTLTVVAQDMGINVENILSNEKSENESQFNLRDIISSAAFQEKIFACLNNM
- the Faf2 gene encoding fas-associated factor 2 encodes the protein MADFALNGFSSDQTEKILQFQDLTGIEDLSICRDVLQRHNWNLEVAVQEQLNLYEGRPSMYAQDSRSRPPQVVDDSSSRIYFHYSGSPNGRGSYLWYIFSLCYQRVISILQLLLSIFRRNVRPVSSDPVEDVINFIRSYEESYGNSHPVFYQGSYSQALSDAKQELRFLLVYLHKDEAQNVDQWCRNTLGNVEVVQYVNTHTLFWACNVKSGEGYKVAEALKSGSYPFLAIIVLRDNRMTIVGRMEGTPSPSELISRLQTFIDHNEINLIQARQERAERSAAQSLRQQQDQAYEESLRADQEKDRRREEERRAREEREAREKEQLNAQEMEIQRIRREKELTVCKVPLEPEPTDPNACHLQIKLGERTMKRRFLMSDTLEDVYHWIFSQPDSPVSFEITTSFPKRILYPCREILTLSDAELTHREVLHVNDLDD